ACGCTAGGAAACTATCCACCAGCTGGACAACGAGCTGAAAAGTACGAAATGGGAAATGGCACGACACCTACGCGAATACCAGGACCTACTGAATGTCAAAATGGCGCTAGATATAGAGATTGCCGCTTACAGGTAAACATCAAAGAAACATAGCAacagaatttaattaaaaatgtaatacattcaTATTGACTCATGTCAGAATATTCGATTAGAATGGATTAGAATGAATTAGAAAACAATTAGAATTATTCACAAGTTTAATAAcacttctttcttttatttaacaCGTCACCTATGTGTATGCCTAATATATCAGTTCCTAATCTGTTCATATAGGAAACTACTTGAAGGAGAGGAGAACCATTTCAGCACTTTCCCATACCGCCAGGTTGTCACCAAAGGGCCTAAGGTCAAATCTGAAGCCCCCAAACTGAGGGTGCAGCACAAGTTTGTGGAAGAGATCATTGAGGAGACCAGGGTGGAAGATGAAAAATCTGAGATGGATGAGGCTTTGGCAGAGCTGGCAGAAGAAACTACTGCAGAAAAGCAagagggtgaggggcaggatgaaggtgaaggtgaaggtgaagaggagaaagaaggagaggaggctgagggagaagaggaggaggaggaggaaattGTTGCTTCAGCCCAAGCTAAAGTGAGTGTCAGTGCTCCTGCTGAGGAGGCTGAGAAAGAAGGAGGTgatgaggaagagggggaagaaaaGGGTGATGAGAAAGGAGATGATGAAGgaaaggaagagggggagaaggGAGACGTGGCAGAGAAAACtgaggaaggagaaagagaacaggaagaggaagtagAAAAGACTGCTTTGagtgcagagaaagaaaaggctgCAGAGGAGGGACTCAGTGGAGAAGAGGTGGTAGGCGAGGAAGAGGGTGACGAGAAAGGTGAAGCCATGGAAGAAAGTGACAAAGCAGAGAAGGAGATAGAGAAAAAGGATGAGgttgaaaaagaggaaaaaaaggcaaaagatgACAAGGAGGACACCAAGACTGAGAAAGACAAAACATCTGAAACCAAGGCAGAGGCCCCAAAAGCAGAGTTCCTAAAAGTCCAGTTCCCAAAAGCCGAGCCTCCAAAAGCTGAGTCCCCAAAGGTCCAGTCCCCAAAAGCTGAGTCCCCAAAAGTCCAGTCCCCAAAAGCCGAGTCTCCAAAAGCTGAGTCCCCAAAGGTCCAGTCCCCAAAAGCCGAGTCTCCAAAAGCTGAGTCCCCAAAAGTCCAGTCCCCAAAAGCCGAGTCTCCAAAAGCTGAGTCCCCAAAAGTCCAGTCCCCAAAAGCCGAGTCTCCAAAAGCTGAGTCCCCAAAGGTCCAGTCCCCAAAAGCCGAATTTCCAAAAGTTGAGGCCCTAAAAGTCCAGTCCCCAAAAGCCGAGTCCCCAAAGGCTGAGTCCCCTAAGGCTTCATCTCCAAAGAGCGAGAGCCCGAAGGACACACTTAAGACAGAGGCCCCAAAAACAGAGGATGTGAAGAAAGACGCCCCCAAAACTGAAGCTCCTAAGAGTGAGTCTCCAAAAAGTGAGAGCCCCAAGACAGAAACACCTAAGGCAGAGCCTCCAAAAACAGATGCACCAAAAGCTGAAGCAGATGAAAATGTGAGTAAAAAGAGCGAGCTTGAAGACaagcctgaggaaaagaagacaGATGAGAAGGAAGCTGCCTCAGGTGAAGATAAAGAGAAAATTCAAGCTGAACcaaaagaggcagagaagaaAGACATGATCTCTAATGGAGTGGATGAAAGCCCCACCAAGGATGACCTAAGCCAGAAGGTGGTCATCACCAAAACCGTAGAGACCATTACTACTGGTGAGGATGGAGCCAAACACATCACCAAGTCTGTAACTGTCACCGAGACAGTGAAGGAGGTGGATGATGTGGTGCAG
This is a stretch of genomic DNA from Electrophorus electricus isolate fEleEle1 chromosome 6, fEleEle1.pri, whole genome shotgun sequence. It encodes these proteins:
- the nefma gene encoding neurofilament, medium polypeptide a; translated protein: MSYPVDTIGSPFRRIMDTRTSYSRSSGSPSSGFRSQTWSRASPSSSIAYKRTVNVPVARAYSSAVLSTADSIDFSQTSVINGDYKRTNEKEQLQGLNDRFALYIDKVHFLEQQNKQIDEEIQALRQKQVSQSQLGELYDQELQELRSMLEQIHHEKAQIQLDTDHIEEDIQRLRDRLDEEARIREETEAIIRALKKDMGDSTLVKAELEKKVQSLQDEIAFIRNNHEEEVSDLLAQVQASQITVEKRDYQKTDITEALREIRSQLEGHSIQNLQQVEDWFMCRYVKLTEAAEQNKDAIKSARDEIADYRRQLQSKTIELESVRGTKESLERQLNDIEDRHNSDLASLQETIHQLDNELKSTKWEMARHLREYQDLLNVKMALDIEIAAYRKLLEGEENHFSTFPYRQVVTKGPKVKSEAPKLRVQHKFVEEIIEETRVEDEKSEMDEALAELAEETTAEKQEGEGQDEGEGEGEEEKEGEEAEGEEEEEEEIVASAQAKVSVSAPAEEAEKEGGDEEEGEEKGDEKGDDEGKEEGEKGDVAEKTEEGEREQEEEVEKTALSAEKEKAAEEGLSGEEVVGEEEGDEKGEAMEESDKAEKEIEKKDEVEKEEKKAKDDKEDTKTEKDKTSETKAEAPKAEFLKVQFPKAEPPKAESPKVQSPKAESPKVQSPKAESPKAESPKVQSPKAESPKAESPKVQSPKAESPKAESPKVQSPKAESPKAESPKVQSPKAEFPKVEALKVQSPKAESPKAESPKASSPKSESPKDTLKTEAPKTEDVKKDAPKTEAPKSESPKSESPKTETPKAEPPKTDAPKAEADENVSKKSELEDKPEEKKTDEKEAASGEDKEKIQAEPKEAEKKDMISNGVDESPTKDDLSQKVVITKTVETITTGEDGAKHITKSVTVTETVKEVDDVVQEKMVSSKKVEKVSTQSMKQVGEAE